The Macaca fascicularis isolate 582-1 chromosome 11, T2T-MFA8v1.1 genomic sequence tgttaatattgtgtCACCTAACTCTTCCACATTTTTTGACAGAATATTTTAACACATATTCAAGGTGTCACGCATTTTACCCATAAATACTTCTGTGTGCGTCTCCAacatgaactaaaaaaaaaacagacacaaagtctcacttttttgcccaggctggagtgctgtggtacagtcatagctcactgtaacctccaactccttgggctcaagcaatcctcctacctcagccttcccagtagctgaagaccacaggcatgcaccaggacacccagttaattttattttatgtttgtttgtttgtttgttttagagagagacaaggtctagctgtgttgcccagcctggtctcaaactcctaagctcaaacaatcttctctccttagcctcccaaaatgctgggactgcaggcctgagctactgtgcccgTCCATGAGCATTTTGTAATACCCGCCACAGCATCAAAATCTGTCCACGATACACAGCACCTCCCTCCTGGCCCTTAGGACATTACCAGTCCCCAGAACGGACCCCTCCATCCTACACCTCTAGGAGTCTTGCCATGTGGCCGTGACATGCTAGGCGGTTCAGACTTGAGCTGCCCAGGAGCCCCCCACTGTccattcctgggccccacccaaGTTTGTCCGTGTGACTCCACCACTCCTCAGAGGGGTTGACCACCTTTCCCCTCTgagtccttcctcctctctgtctCGTCCTTGCAGATTGAAATGCTAGAACACAAGTACGGGGGTCACCTGGTGTCCCGGCGCGCCGCTTGCACCATCCAAACCGCCTTCCGCCAATACCAGCTCAGCAAGAACTTTGAGAAAATCCGCAACTCGCTTCTGGAGAGCCGCCTGCCACGGCGGATCTCCCTGCGCAAGGTGCGGGCACCCACGGCCGAGAGCCTGGCGGCCGAGAAAGCGCTCATGGAGGGCTACGGCCTCATGGGGCTGCCGCTGGTGCGCGCGCCCTCCCTGCCGCCCACCTTCGCGGGCACCCTCACCGAGCTGGAGGACTCCTTCACCGAGCAGGTGCAGTCCCTGGCCAAGTCCATCGACGACGCGCTCAGCACTTGGAGCCTCAAGACCATGTGCTCCCTGCAGGAGACCGGCGCTTACCAGCTCCACCAGGCCCTGCAGGCGGCCGCGGGGCCCCCAGGCCTGGAGGGCGAGATGCGGGAGCCGGAGAGCGCAGGCCCCGGGCCGGGGGATGAGGCCGCGGAGACCCCCGGCCTGCCCCCGGGCCACAGCGGCACCCTCATGATGGCTTTCCGGGACGTCACGGTGCAGATCGCCAGCCAGAACATATCCGTGTCCTCCGCCACGGCTCTGTCCGTAGCCAACTGCCTGGGCGCTCAGACGGCCCAGGCCACAGCGGAGCCCGCGGCGGGCAAGGCCGAGCAGGGCGGGACCCCCGGGCAGGAGGCCGCGGAAGCCCCCGCAGTGGGCCGGGGGGACGCGTCCGCGGAGGACTCATGCacagaggctggggctgggggggCGGTGGATGAAGCCACAGCAGCcaaagcagaggaggaggaggaggaggaggaggaggaggaggaggcagcagaCGTGGGGAAAGGggccgaggctgaggcaggcgactTGGAGCAGCTGAGCAGCAGCAGCACGTCCACCAAGTCCGCCAAGTCAGGCTCGGAGGTGTCGGCCTCCGCCTCCAAGGACGCCCTGCAGGCCATGATCCTGAGCCTGCCGCGCTACCACTGCGAGAACCCCGCCAGCTGCAAGTCGCCCACGCTCTCCACCGACACCCTGCGCAAGCGACTCTACCGCATCGGCCTCAACCTGTTCAACATGTAAGTCAGCCCTGGCCCGCAGCCCGGAgtgctgggagggagggaaggaggagggacaCTTCCCCTCCACCAGGCAGGGCACCAGGTGACTGCCCACGTCATCCCAGGGCCCTCCAGGCGCATCTGTGCCTTGCCTGATCCCTGGGGTCATGTTTAGGAAGTAcgcattttgtttttaatcattctgagtttattttaagagagattaaaggaaaaaaataacacatcGAACACATGCTTTCACAACTGTTACAGTTTAAGATGAAGCTAGGGTTTGAAAAGTAAgagaatgtaaaagaaaagacagtATTAAGTAAATAACAGTCCAGGCGGCTTGAGGATTAAGCAGCAATCATTCGGGTGGAATATGAAGCCAGGGAAAACGCATTAGCTCCCAGCGTTGATGAAATGCGGGGCTGGGTGGGGGAGGCGCCGTGTAAGGAATGCGGCAGAGAGCAGCAGAGGGGAGGGCTACCAGGAAGAGAGAGTGTGAAGCAGGCAGAGGCAGAGTAGAAAGAGAACAGGGGAGAAATGACCGACTGCCACAGCTCAGAGACCCCAGTGAGACCCGGACTGGTCCCGCACGGAATGTATACAGCCAGTCccaagcagaggaaaggaagCACACCTGCCCCTCCCATGGAAAGTCAAGTCCATGAGGCACTCGCCTCCATCCTCCACTCGCCCCTTCATAACCCCAAGCCAAGAGCGTCTCTCTCTGGCCCTAATGcatgttcatccattcatttggCTGTTATTTAtcgggtgccaggcactgtgaccaCAGAGGGGAATAGGACACATCCGCTGGCCTCAAGCGGTCTCTATTCTAGAGGAAGTAGCCATTGTTCATAGCTCACCTTACATAAAGTATCTATAATCCTCCCAGCAGTATCTACACAGAGGTGCTACCATGctgttttacagaaaaggaagccGGCTCACACCAGTACGGCGAGTTGCCCACGATGAAAGAGCTAGTACTCGGCAGACCTAGGGGAAGGCGGATCTGATGCTAAACCACCCCCACTTCCACAGTGTCACTTCTTCACGCACATGAAAACTCACACAGATACTCGTCTCCCCCAAGGCAGTAACTCTTAAACTATCCATAGCGAAGGACCAGTTTTGTTCCCCCACACCCTTCTGAAAATACATTGTGGGCtaatacttttgtaaaatacaataaaaatgagttGCTAGAAAAACAGCCACATGCCTGCTTGTCCCGGAAATGTTGAAATGCTATGGAAGGTTCTGAGTGCTTACCTTGTGTTTCCGCACTTACCTCCTCCTGGACCTGTGAGAAACAGCTCAGGGAGGAGCATGGCTTCAAAGCTTGCAAAGGAAAGAAGGTGTGGCGGAGGTCCCACCTCTGtttctcccaccctctctccaGGTTGGGGCATCTGCGGTGGGGACCTGCATATTGACAACAGGATATGGGTAGGGGGAAGGGCAGGCCTGGGGTAagacccaggaggcagggacagGGTCCTTCTCCTCCACCTGCTCTGGAATTCACTTTGTTTGCAGACCTCCCCTGTCCTCCTCCTGGTCACACACCATCCTCTGTGTGAGGACATTCAGTGGGTGGAAGCTGTGGTGAGAGGTGCTTCCAATGGGAAACTGGATTTCCAAGGAACCTCTGGGCACTTCCATGGGTGGAAGACAGGGAGGAAAGAGTCATGATGGCTTCAGCTCACTCTCTACTGCTTCTCCCCGCTCTCCCCACCTCCAGAAACCCGGACAAGGGCATCCAGTTCCTGATCTCCCGCGGCTTCATCCCTGATACCCCCATTGGTGTGGCCCATTTCCTCCTCCAGCGAAAGGGCCTCAGCCGCCAGATGATTGGAGAGttcctgggcaacagcaagaagCAGTTCAACCGCGACGTGCTGGAGTGAGTATCCCGCGCTCCGGGCTCCCCCAACTCCTTCCCACACCCCACCTGCCCGGGCTCTCTCCGTGAGCTCCCTGGTGAAATCCTCGCTCCAGTTCTAACAGCTTCCAGCTTCCAGATTGTCCACAGGAACCAGAATCCCCTCTTTAGCCCATCACCCCAGTGGGCCGGAGCCCTGTCTGCCGTCAGAGTCATTGATGGAGTTCGCTCCAGGCCCGGCTCCATTTGAGGCACCAGGGATACAGAAATGGTCCAAAGAGACAAAGAGCCCTTTCTGTGTGCCACCCTCCAGGGCAGGAGAAACCAGGAAAAGGAAGGGGCCCGTGTCAGCACTGGGGTTCATCTCTGCCTGGTGAAGAGCCCCTCGGGGTTCATCTCTGCCTGGTGAAGAGCCCCTCGGCCCCCCTCCCCCAGGACCCACCCATTCTCCAAGGTTCATTTTCATATCGCTGGAGGCAAAAATGTGAGGCAGAAAGAAGAAGGGGTTAGACTGAGGGTTTTAGAGCAAGAAAATACTACAATTCCATAAAGATAAGTCAACCAACAAAATCATGACCAAAGAAAAACTGTTTgtttaaaaccaaagaaaatggttttaaagTCCAGTCGCAGGGTGGGGACCCCAAGGGGGCTGCCTTTGCCCCCGCTCAGCCTTGATAGTGTGGACAGGCAAGAGTCTCTTCACACTCACACCTTGTCCAGAatggcagggcagggctggtgcTCCTCTGAGGCTGAGGGGCAGGGCCTTGCAGCTACTCCTTCCCTAGGACATCGGCTCCAGCCCCTGCCATGCCCCCCTGCTCTTTCTGGCTTCCACTAGTCCCCTAGGTTGGCCTCCTTCTTGAAGGTCACCATTCTTCAGGGACCCTCCCCCATTtatctctcctctttctccttggGGACGGTCAGCAGAAGTGTCTCCCTGGAGGCCCTGGGAGGAGCTCTCCTTTTCATACTGGCCCCTGGAGCAGCAAGGGCCTGCCAGAGAGGGTTTGGACGCTGAGGGAGTCACCCACCCAGTGGTCAGCACCCCTGGAGTGGGAGTTCGGAGATTTAGCTTCTATTGATGGAGCTGCCTTGGTGCCGTGTGCCCATGTGGAGAAGCCCCTGTCCTCTGGGCCTGCGTTTCCTTGCCTGCAGAGAGGTGCTGGGTTGTAAGGGCTGGACCCATTGCCCTCTGAAATCCCTGTCACGTTTCTAAATCCACTGATGTGGTGGTGATCTGACTGAGTTCAATGAGTGAGGGCTGGGATCCGCTCAGGGACCTTGAAATCCCTGCACGGCCCTCAGTTGGGCAGAACTGAGCTCCTGCCCCGACTCTTGGTGGCTTTTGACAATTTATCATCCCTCCTGGAGCTGCTGGTGGAGACCCTCTGCGGGCCTCAAAGAGGAGAGAGAGCCAATGCTAGGCAGTGTCTCCCTCTcacctcctttctcttctccctcaggcttcccttcccctccccagcaCTGGTGTGGGGGCCCATGGAGGTGATACTGGGATCCAGGATACACCTACACCCTTCCTTTTGTGTGTCCCCTAGTCGGCTCAGCTCTCTGGCTTTCATGCGCTGTTGTCCCAGTCCCTTCCTCCCCAAGCCAGGGTGAGGTGCTGGCCCCGTCGCCCCAGGAACCCCTCCTGTGTGTCTCTGCTCTGGGGGCAGGAGTGACTCTGCTTCACCCACAGGCCCTGACTGTTGTccatttccttctgtctttcccaGTCTCCATGTGGTCTGCGCCCTAAATTCTAACCTGCGAGGCCCACATTGATCTGGAGTGCGGGGAACGCAGTGTTTTCCTGCAGCCCAGGTGGTGCTGAGTGGCACAGTGAAAACTAAACGCCCTCCTCCCTGGAAGGCTGGGTGTATGGGCTGTGGACTggaggccgggagcagtggctgcAGCCTGTGCTGAGGAGAGGAGCCCGGCTGGGGGCTGGGCTAACCCCCTTAGGCAGGGATCAGCCTCGGGGTGGGTAGGGGCCAGACTCCCGCCTTGGTACACTCTTCCAGTGAGAAGAGGCAGGGTGGTGAGATCAGAGGAATAGCTGGACCCAGGCTCTGCTCCTCTGTGCTGTGTGGCTTTGACAggtcacctctctgggcctcggtgtcctcatctgtaaaatgagagggttGGACAATGTGATTGCAAAGGTTTCTCCAAGTCCTGAGACTCTACCACCTTTCTCATCTCTCAGTGCCTTGGTAGCACTGCCTTAAACACCGGGGCATGCTTTGTCGTCCTGCCAATGCAGCCCGCAGGCCCCAGGGCAGTGCTGGGGTGCCAGGGCTCATGGGGGAATGAGTTGGCCGTTTATCATTCAACAAACATCAAGCACTTATTTATTGTGTGTTGAGAATGGGGCCACACTGGgcacccgtgtgtgtgtgtgtgtgtgtgtgtgtgtgaagaagcATGGCTCACAGTCTCAGGGAACTTACAGACCTAGGTGTGGATGGGgagaggtgaggaggaggagcaTGAAAAGAGAGTGAGAAGACCAAGGGGCCTCCAGCCAGAACCCTGGCTTGGGCCGGGTTGAGTGCAGAGCTGAGCCCCGATGTGCCCTGATGAAAGCCGCAATCCCTCATGCTTGACTATGTAGCCATGCAGGCCTGGGCCCAGAGGCCCTGGCATGCTGACTCAGTGCCACAGAAAGGAGCCCTTCCCCAAAGTCCATAGGTCACCGACCGCCTCGCTTCTGTCCTGCAAAGGGCAGGGAGAAGATGGAGAAGCAGGAAGTGGCAGGCACTGGCAGCGGAGGTGGGCGCTGGAGTCTCTGCATTTCCCTGCCACTCTGGCCGGCCAGTCTGGATTTCAGAATCACTGTCTCTTCCTCACTCCCGCCAGAGAAAACGCACACACTAACCAAGTCACCAggtgccattttgcccaggcctGGAAGGCTTCATTGGGATTCTGTGCGGCTCCCCTGTCCCCGCCTGGTGACATTTAGCAAGTGGCATTCGTTCTGTACAAAGCTGTTTGCTGAATAAAAGGACATAAATCACCCATCCCCTTGGAGACTAAAACAGCCCAAACCACAGCACTCTCCCAGGCTGCAGCCGCTGAGAAAGCCTCTCGGGGGAGGGTGCGCATCCCCTCTCAGGCCTGcggggaaaggaagaggagggagggagccgCTGCCACCTCGGCTGCTGGTCTGTCTGAGCATCATGAATGCTGTGACATTTGCTTTCAGAATTCGGCCCTCAGCGCTCTTGGAAGCTGACATGTCCATCCTTTTGTGTCTCATTTCCACAGAAGACACATTCCAAGAAAGAATGTATTCTTACCAGGCCTTACCAGATGATAATAATAGAAGGCATTCCGAGCTCAAAGAGCCACACTCACTCCAGTGTTTACCTGCGAagattttgcttttggtttttttgagacagagtcttgccctgttgcccaggctggagtgcggtggtgcaatcatggttcactgcagccttaaactcctaggctcaagagaacCTCGCACcgcggcctcctgaatagctggtaccactggcatgtgccaccacacctggctaattttttaatatttttgtagcgatgggggtctcactatgttgcccaggctggtctcaaactcccagcctcacacagtgctcccacctcagtctcccaaaatgctgggattacgggcatgagccactacacccagcctgtttGTTGTTAAAGGAGAaatcagcctcagtttcctcattagtaaAATGCTGGTAAGAGTACCTGTCTCAAGTGAATTAAATGTTTTCAATGTACATGAAATGCCTGACGCCTAGTAAGTTATCTGTAAATGttagctctttcttttcttttttttttttaattagagacaggatctctctttGTCACCAGGGCTActgggcagtggcatgatcaaagctcactgcagcttgaactcctgggcccaagtgctcctcaaacctcagcctcctgagtagctgggactacaggctaaaTGTTAGCTATTTCATTATTATCTTTCCTACTTGAAAGCACAGACATTAGAACGCCCCCGCCCCGCCGTCCCATTCCCCGCGCACAAGGAACCCTCAAACGTGACTCAAACTCAGGTCTACTAGGCAGACAACGAGAACTTGCTGGAACTTCCTGGGCTTTGCTGGGAAGGGGGTCAGCCCAGTCTGGGGAGCAGCCTGCAGCCTGAGGAAGCCCGGTTCAGAAGCTGAGAGTCATGCGGTGGCAGGCCAGCAGCAGGAGCCAGACAGCAGCCAGGGTTAGGGTCCTCTAGGGCTGGAGCCTCTCCCTCTGCgttttcacatggctggggaattTGGCTCTGCTCTATTTCCTTTCTGAAATGTCCGCTTCAGCAGGTTTGAAGGCCAGTGGATGGGGAATGTTGCATGCCGGCTGTGAGCGGCCTCTTTCTGGCCTGGATGATTTTTCCGGTGTGAACCCCGTGCACATGGAGAGCACTGGTGTCTACCATCTCCATGAAATGCGGGAAGGCAGCTTCTGGGGTGAGCTGCCGGAAGAAAGCTTCCTGCATGTTCTTCCCTCCACTGCATCTGCTCCATCCTTTGTTAAATTCCAAGACATATCAGGGTTTGACGTTTGGGtcagatttcattattttatttccatggaAATATGTTGGCCAGAGTATAACAGATTTGTTCTTCTTAGAGgacatttagaaatgaaaacagattgtCTGTCACATTCAACAGTCTGGAAGGCTCTGGCCTTTCATTGCTAGAAAGAAATCATTTGAGAACATCCTGCCCACACTGCTGTGTGTAATCTCAGTTACCTTATTCCTGAGGAATTCCTATGAGGAAGGGGAGAGCAGGCCCAGGCGGACCTTACGTGTctggaggagagaaaaagaggccCAGGCaagcattgtggctcacgcctgtagtcccagcactttgggaggtcaaggcatcagaatcacttgaacctaggaggttagGGCTACTGTGAGCTGTtagggcaccactgcactccagcctgggcaaaagagacctcatctctacaaaaaaaattttttttaaatagccaggtgtggtggcgggcacctgtggtcccagctactcgggaggccaaggcaggggaattgcttgagcccaggagatggaagctgcagtgag encodes the following:
- the IQSEC3 gene encoding IQ motif and SEC7 domain-containing protein 3 isoform X9, encoding MLEHKYGGHLVSRRAACTIQTAFRQYQLSKNFEKIRNSLLESRLPRRISLRKVRAPTAESLAAEKALMEGYGLMGLPLVRAPSLPPTFAGTLTELEDSFTEQVQSLAKSIDDALSTWSLKTMCSLQETGAYQLHQALQAAAGPPGLEGEMREPESAGPGPGDEAAETPGLPPGHSGTLMMAFRDVTVQIASQNISVSSATALSVANCLGAQTAQATAEPAAGKAEQGGTPGQEAAEAPAVGRGDASAEDSCTEAGAGGAVDEATAAKAEEEEEEEEEEEEAADVGKGAEAEAGDLEQLSSSSTSTKSAKSGSEVSASASKDALQAMILSLPRYHCENPASCKSPTLSTDTLRKRLYRIGLNLFNINPDKGIQFLISRGFIPDTPIGVAHFLLQRKGLSRQMIGEFLGNSKKQFNRDVLDCVVDEMDFSSMELDEALRKFQAHIRVQGEAQKVERLIEAFSQRYCMCNPEVVQQFHNPDTIFILAFAIILLNTDMYSPNIKPDRKMMLEDFIRNLRGVDDGADIPRELVVGIYERIQQKELKSNEDHVTYVTKVEKSIVGMKTVLSVPHRRLVCCSRLFEVTDVNKLQKQAAHQREVFLFNDLLVILKLCPKKKSSSTYTFCKSVGLLGMQFHLFENEYYSHGITLVTPLSGSERKQVLHFCALGSDEMQKFVEDLKESIAEVTELEQIRIEWELEKQQGTKTLSFKPSGAQGDPQSKQGSPTAKREAALREKPAESTVEASNVPAQLRAGGREGSAGAAARPAA